Sequence from the Rutidosis leptorrhynchoides isolate AG116_Rl617_1_P2 chromosome 3, CSIRO_AGI_Rlap_v1, whole genome shotgun sequence genome:
TGTAAACTTCAGTCCAAGgggtttattaaaaatgtcttaaaattttattttggcccggtttgacccaaaaataaaagcccagttttgagcctcttttacagttataaacccgtccatatttgaattctcgttccgattccttaaaatttctacaagtatatctaggatatatgtaactgtattatacccagcttctatacgtatttactattggtatataccaacaataaacttcaatgatcagccactagacatgatgttacatgtgggaaccagccatttaacctcatgtgtgacttttgtgcaagaaaacaaactaaatctcctatatatccatctcataatcatgctattttgcacacacacacatacaatttcatttccaattttctttcaagttaattcactccccaatctctcttcatttacctactcaagaacgtatcaatatagtcatccgatttcaaggagattacttccaatctttcaatcccactccaccactcttttgattccaagatttttcttaccttttccagtagctttgtccaagtaacttgaggtagtaaccttattcataaccttattcgattcatatttatatagctatcttattttgtgttataaaattttaacaacaagaacatagtttgagtgatttcaaacttgttcgcaaactaaatagatccttctaatttgatttttaaaaacacttcaagacctgtaatatatcatattatgacaaaatcggattaatcatatcttggctaattaacataatatttaatatatatttacttatgatttgattttatatatttcaggaccacccgtaaacaacacgagaagattaatcataagacctcatgattgtacgcaatacgtcatttgacaacacggtactttatgtacgcaacacgtcatttgacaacatggtactatgggtcaagattaattctgatcaatacgaatacgatggggtctttatttattttatttaagcaactaattgtggaccactaacatcggactgctaactacggactaagaaaatattaaaagtattaaaagtatatatatatatatatatatatgtaacgattacttgaaaagaaaatatgttgatacattatatatatggttaggttcgtgatatctatcggagaacaagtcgagttaaataccttcaagacaaaagtgagtatatagtcccacttttaaactctaaatatttcgggatgagaatacatgcattttatgatttacgttatggacacaagtgattaaaaatatatattctacgttgagttgtaccactggcatacttccctgtaacttggtaactactatttacatgaggtattgtaaacgcgaatcctgttgatagatctatcgggcctgacaaccccaaccggactggacaaccagtattcaacagttgcacagtacttcgtttcggtgactacacttggtacggtgtagtaagatttcataataaagggaatatacgacgttgattaaatgttaagtatggttatcaagtgctcaacaacttagaatatttttattaaaacgtttatatatggaatcttgtggtctatattcataacgctaccggcattaaacctatatctcaccaactttatgttgacgttttaagcatgtttattctcaggtgataactaaaagcttccgctgcaacatgttgaatttaagcaagatcttgagtatgcatatttgtgtcaaaaataaaactgcatatcggaggatttgtaatgtaaaatatgttagaggtcgtattgttattatcacatgtaaagtttgtaagtctaagattatcgctaaatgataatcattattaagttgtttaaaccttgtatttgtaataaaagctatggtttgtattgtaaaaatgaatgcagtttttgaaaaatgtcgcatatagaggtcaatacctcgcgatgaaatcatatgttattgtattcgtccttatggttaaggtcgggttatgacatcttgtacccttgactcaccatgcacgagtaaaacttcttgtaccactgcctaggtgcctgcttcaaaccgtacaaacttttcttcaacttacatacgaggttatctcctgaaacctcaaaaccttctggctgctccatgtaaatttcttcatgtaaatctccatgaagaaaagctgtctttacatccatctgttcaagcttcaagttcatacttgcgaccaatccaagtatgactctaattgaagtcatcttgactactggtgaaaatatctcgtcaaaatcaatccctttcttctgttggaatcctttgactacaagtcgtgctttgtatttcaccacttttccactaccatcctttttcagcttgaacacccatttatttttcagtgccttcttcccgcgtggaagttctacaatctcataagtttgatttttctgcagagaatccatctcatcctgcattgcgagcaaccatttttctttatccttatgagttactgcttcatgaaaactctccagttctccatcttcagtaagtagaaggtactcggattctggatatctactcgatggaatccgacctcgtttagatctacgaacttctggaacattctgaagagatccaccatcatcttgaccttgtgatggtactGGAACGTCTGGcatatggggttgtggctccccctgctcagcaccgtcatttttctcattatcttctacttctgaaatttcttcctgcactgaaaattcatttctcatgaatgattccgttgttgcctctggcacctgagcagcaacatttgtcttctgagatattgtgggcttttcaatatcttctattgtctggctttcatggaacactacgtccctacttctgatcacctttttctcctttggatcccataatctgtatccaaattcttcatctccatagcctatgaatatgcatggagtggtccttgcatccagcttctgcctgagctccttggatacatgtgcgtacgtcaaacatccaaatactcttaagtgagagtatgatggatcctttccagaccaaagtttctccggaacttcaaaattcagtggtactgatggagatcggttgatcaaataacaagcggctctgactgcttctccccagaatagctttggcagcttagccatactgagcatgctccgaacacgttccatgattgttcggttcattctttctgctataccattatgttgaggggtacgtgggaccgtcttctcatgtcggatgccatttgatctgcaataggcatcgaactgcctggaagagtattcaccgccgttgtcggatcgaagacactttaacttctttcctgtctcacgttctaccatgacatggaactgtttgaagtaatcgaacacctggtccttcatccgtaagaaatatacccacacctttcgagaagtatcatcgataaacgtcagaaagtatcgatttccgccaattgattcaacctccaagggaccgcaaacatcagagtgtaccagactgagtaactctgattttttcgttgaagaggaattaaacgagactctatgctgcttaccaaacagacaatgattgcaaggatctagtgcaacATCCttatctacattgataagctccttctttattagggtagacaaccctttctcactcatgtgaccgagtctctggtgccataaattttgtgaagcctcattttctgcaacattaatactgtctgtgcagatcttcacatgagtcttgtacagtgtgccacaaatgtgtcctcgagcgactatcatagcgcctcttgacaatttccatgtgcctctattgaaatgactatcatagccctgtttatcgagagctaccccagaaagtagatttagccgaagatctggcacatggcggacatccttcagagtgattgtgctcccggaacttgtctttatcctgacatctccaattccgacaatctcagcggaactggaatttcccatcttcacaactccaaagtcaccagctttgtatgttgtgaagtattccttgtatggagtcacgtggtaggaagctgcagtatctaccacccattctgtttcttctcgtgagacgtgaaggcatgtctcatcatgggttgaacaataagctacatcacctgtgatagcaactaatgtttctccacccttattcttcggctgtgaactgctttgaccttgttcctcttttaatctatagcagttcttcttcatatgtccctctaatccacaatgatggcatttatatgttggttttctgccatcagctgacctgcccctgctcttgcttctgcctctccatttatttttgctactcattcgctgtctcccccgattctctgtgacaaaggcatgggtctgatctgtgcccatgtcctttctccttgcctcttcactgaatagggcatccttgaccattgacatggtaagtatgccattcggggctgagttgctgagtgttactaccagcgtttcccaactatcgggaagggaactaagtagcagtagcgcctgaacttcatcgccaagcgtcatctctacagaagataactggtttaccaagctctggaactcactggtatgctcagcaactgaagttccacttttgagcttcatgttaactaaacgcctcatcagcagggctttattccgagcagtcttggcctggtacatgtcctccaactttttccagaggacatatgcgtctgtctcttgtgcaacatggtggaagacactatgatcaatccattgacggatctgaccaatagtttttcggtttgatttcttccactctttctctttggtagaatcagggtttatacccttcaattcaataggatcgaacaaatccttacagctgaggagatcttctatccgaggtttccacagcgtgtagtttgttgctgtgagcataatcatagctccggaagatgatgttgactcttctgtggacattatcaccttaaaaataatttttcaacacaaacggggttgaattgtagaaaacagagatcaccgttacgtccggaacggttgaaaatggtggaatagacacttcgcggcttaaattccacttacggggcaaaattataatttgttataaacttcagggaccaaaaatgaaattatgaaaatttcagggaccaaagtgtaaaatttcagaattgctacagtaccgctacagtaccgctacagtactgctacagtgacttactacagtgacttgctacagtgccgccagctgctacagtgaattgctacagtgatcgtcttctccggcgaaaattccggcaccggtcgtcttctccggcgagattccggcgagttgaccaaactttgaccgcgttttctgggctcgttataactccgtttaagtcgccgttttttgcgttggactcggtttgacgagacgaatccaatggtacactcaaaattgaattttgagaaaacttcagaagacccaaaaactcaaccaacgtctctaaccaagctcttgataccacttgttaggaagaggggatcgcctggacgttgggagatataaatttgagagaaaaacaactctattactcacaagaatagatttacagagtattacaaaactcttacaaaaaaaaactctcaaactcacacacactctctaggttgtgattacacttctctgagtgatttgagatgatttacaattgaggtttgcacctctatttatagtaaaaattctatggcggtggaagggtgtgaacggagatggtgggcggccgtcatcgtgttcatctttgcttcttctacatggtgtttaaagaaggctactttgaacatctagaaggtgagcttctagattgtaggctggaaactttcaccTCCCCTATTGTAGATCCTTCGTGATCAAGGACAATCGTCCGATTATAAAAATAGAATACTCGAGCATAGAGCATTTTGAATGCGAATATATATATTCAACCGATCATTATAACTTATATTTGTAACCATTTGAATCTTGTtcaattgtttctttgtattaattaGAAACGTACatcgtatttttattttttattattattaatttttgcaaGAAGACATATATTACAAATAAGAAAGAAGACCTTCATCAAATTATTGAAGGCTTGAAGGGAGATTACAACAATTACATTCACCTACAATGAAAAAACTACAACAGCCTATATATGATCAAGAAAACGATTAGCAGAAAAAAAATGACAAATGATCCACGGATTGAGCTCCCAAACGTAGAATTGGTGACTATAACAAAGGTTAAATGTAGTAGCCTACAAGAACAATTTTAACTTGATATTTTAAACGATGTTAGCCCAACATGTAATCTTTTCGTTGAAGACTAATTCAGTTCTGGCGAAGTAAATTGCCCAGAGAGTGGTCGGGCCGATCAAACTCCAAAGTTACCTTTAAGACCCATATCAAAGAACAAATAGTAAGAAAATTGAACAATTGTACAGTATCAGGGGTTACACATCGAACTTCCACCACTTATAAAGAGCCGGCCATATGTTGAGCGACAATGTAATAGAAGGTGCTAGGTTAATTCTTCGTCACGCGAACACCATACATGATTGGTCAGATCCCAATTTTTCTATGCCTAAGTACACTCCTAAGTGGATGATGTTTTTTATCGCTAACCAATGAAAAACGATATTTTGAACGGCACATTGTTAATTCCATACGAGTAGTATTCTAAGTCATATGGTCTATTGGTTCTTCTATCTAACAAATCATACTCCTCGATATAGACCTTTATTTTAGCTTTATTTTAAGGCTAATGATATTCGCTATTGAATTGATGGATTCATCAAAACTACTAGTATATATTAATTAGTTGTACTGTACAACTAATTAATACGTACATATTTGTAGAGGATTTATGAATTGGGATGATGGATTAATTTCATCAAAATCCCTTTGATTAACTCTACACGAACCATGTATTAATAAGGATATGATGTATTCTATTCGTTCCAAAATAAGTGTCTTGTTTGATTTTTCATGATCATTCttttaaaactttgacttcaaatattattgtttgtgttatataatatttgataaaagttaTATCAACGAAAACACAATTTCAAAAGTAAAAATTATCAAAAGTAAGACATTAAAACGAATGAAGTATTACCTTAAAAAGTATGATGTGGGTACTTAAATGTGTGGTCTATAACCCACCCATCCCTATATATTTATGTATGCAAGTATATGCATAATTTGACATAGTTATTTGAGGAATGATATGATATATAATCATGAAAGTGTTACAAATATGAGAGGGTTGTTTTTGTAGCAGCTCTTTTGTTCTTTAAGGAGTTGAAATGGAATCTTATAGgggaaattaattaaaattaaggtAGCATAAGAGAGGGTGGGGCTAGATGTGGGGTGAAATTACAAAAagatttttgtttttataatccaCATAAAATTAAATAATACTAACTGCAGCCCAATAAGGGAACCGTTGTGGTTAAATAATTCATTAAAATATAATCCACCCCTTACCCTCTTGTATTTATAAACATGGTTTAATCCTTGCATCAATCAACACAATTATCTCATAATCAAACACTTGAATAATTAATCTTCCTATAGATTTAACATCAACAAATCAAATCAATTAATCATGACTGGATCAGGTTCCCCTTGTGGTGCTTGCAAATTTTTGAGAAGAAAATGTGTTAGGGGTTGTGTTTTTGCCCCTTATTTTTGTCATGAACAAGGAGCTGCACATTTTGCAGCTATTCACAGGGTTTTTGGTGCAAGCAATGTTTCTAAACTCCTTGCTCACCTTCCGATTAGTGGACGCACCGAAGCTGCAATCACCATCGCTTACGAGGCGCAAGCGAGACTTCAAGATCCCATTTATGGCTGTGTTTCACATATTTTTGCTCTTCAACAACAAGTACTACACAACCTCCTTTTTAACTTTATCAAAACTGAAACCCTAATTTTTTTAATCTTTCTCTAATTGTTATTTACTTTTTTTTCTAAATAGGTTGTTAGTTTACAATCCCAACTAGCTTGTTTAAAGGAACAAGCAGCTCAAAGTCTACAAAACAGCACAAATTGTTTACAAAATGGGAGAATTATTCCTTGTTACACACCTCAACAAGACATCCATAATTGGTTTCAACAATCAGAAAATTCGTTGCCCGAATTCGATCAGAACTCGAGTACTACGAACAATGTGAACGAGATCATGAATTTCAACTCGATGGGCGAAAGATACGAGAATTCGTATTTAAAGGAAGAAGATGGATCATTTTCCAGCTTCCAAGAAGGTTCAAATTATTCCATTGATTCATTGGACATGCAAATAAATCACAACAAAGAATGGGATTTTCAAGAAAATACAGAAGACCTTAATTCAGTTGCTTTTGGCTATATTCACCATTAGTAATTCACATAGGAGTTGAAAATCAACATCAGCTTGGGATTATCAAGAAATCAATTAGTTACAATATacatattagtattatattattggtTACTCTGTCAATTTTGGTTTAGCTAAATTATTTAGCTACATGTTatcaatcaatatcaatattattattattataaaataagatTAAAAAAAAAGGCCAAGTAGCAAACCCTAGCTAGAATATATTCATACCAGAAACCCTATGTTACCTAATTAGATCTTGTGTAGCTTTGGATATGATCAGTTTAATTAGTACGTAGTACTGTACTACTTTATATATAAAGTCTTGAATCTAAAGAAAAGCTGATGTATTTTTGTGATCTTTGGTTTGTAGACCTAGCTAGATACTTAATAAAGCTCATAATAATAAGAATGTGATTAATTACTATCAATACTTTATTTATGATCATCAAGTTCCttgcaaaaattatttattttttcatttct
This genomic interval carries:
- the LOC139899265 gene encoding LOB domain-containing protein 14 — protein: MTGSGSPCGACKFLRRKCVRGCVFAPYFCHEQGAAHFAAIHRVFGASNVSKLLAHLPISGRTEAAITIAYEAQARLQDPIYGCVSHIFALQQQVVSLQSQLACLKEQAAQSLQNSTNCLQNGRIIPCYTPQQDIHNWFQQSENSLPEFDQNSSTTNNVNEIMNFNSMGERYENSYLKEEDGSFSSFQEGSNYSIDSLDMQINHNKEWDFQENTEDLNSVAFGYIHH